Proteins from one Limanda limanda chromosome 9, fLimLim1.1, whole genome shotgun sequence genomic window:
- the foxq2 gene encoding forkhead box Q2, protein MSVRYLDSERTMEDRSSRTIGRERLGLSFTIDYLLFNKGVKGSKEEATGSRAAEQTASNMLDHQNPKPEEVGIRSEKQPKRSEVDPELRKVKEEEEEEEQQEEGEEEVTTTTATSVSSGREKSADKPNQSYISLISKAILASEQKKLLLCDIYQWIMDHYPYFKSKDKNWRNSVRHNLSLNDCFIKAGRSDNGKGHFWAIHPSNYEDFSNGDYHCRRARRRVRRVAGQLPLPSLSSPYHPALARPHRTTCWCCPQASAFPLTCSAPRFYWPWSRMQPQLGLHPGLHASLP, encoded by the exons ATGAGTGTGAGATATCTCGATTCAGAAAGGACAATGGAGGACAGAAGCAGCCGCACCATCGGCAGAGAGAGGCTGGGACTGAGCTTCACTATTGACTACCTTCTGTTCAATAAAGGAGTCAAAGGTTCCAAAGAAGAAGCGACAGGAAGTCGTGCGGCAGAGCAGACAGCGAGCAACATGCTAGATCATCAGAATCCTAAACCCGAAGAGGTGGGGATTCGCTCTGAGAAACAGCCGAAGAGGTCAGAGGTAGACCCTGAGTTAAGGAAAgtcaaagaagaggaggaggaagaagagcaacaagaggagggggaggaggaagtgaccaccaccaccgccacgtCTGTCAGCAGCGGTCGAGAGAAGTCTGCGGACAAACCCAACCAGTCGTACATCTCTCTCATCTCTAAGGCGATCCTGGCGTCCGAgcagaagaagctgctgctgtgtgacatCTACCAGTGGATCATGGACCACTACCCTTACTTCAAGAGTAAG GATAAAAACTGGAGGAACAGTGTGAGACACAACCTCTCCCTGAACGACTGCTTCATCAAAGCTGGCCGCAGTGACAACGGTAAAGGCCACTTCTGGGCAATTCACCCGTCAAACTATGAGGACTTCTCCAACGGGGACTATCACTGCCGGAGGGCACGGCGGAGGGTGCGCAGGGTGGCGGGACAGCTGCCCTTGCCCTCCCTGAGCTCCCCCTACCACCCCGCCCTGGCTCGCCCCCACAGAACGACCTGTTGGTGCTGTCCCCAGGCATCAGCATTCCCTCTGACTTGCTCAGCGCCCAGATTCTACTGGCCCTGGTCCCGTATGCAGCCACAACTGGGGCTCCACCCGGGCCTGCATGCCTCTCTGCCCTGA